The stretch of DNA CTAATCTCTTTGACGGGCACTGCCCGAAAAACATCAAGCCGGCCCACGGGAAATGGGTTCCCGTGGACCGGCCTGAACGACGGGTTGGTACGCACTGTCCGCCGTACTCGTGGGCGACGAGTTAGGACACTGTTGCGTATCGCGCCTCCCGCCGTCAACCCGTTTGGGCCTGTCTGCCCCGCCGGAGAGGGTGCCTCCGTGCGTTGTTGTTTCTTAATGGCCCCTTCTGGGCTGTGTACGCACACAGGAGACCCACAACAGTGGACGACGACCATAAGAGTAGAAGGCTTCATGAGTGGTTCCGCAGCATCTGTGCGCTGCTGAGCCTAGCTGTAAACGTGTATCGGCTGGTAAAGGACCTGCACTTCTAGTTCCTTCCACCGGCACGACGATGTGAGGAGAGAGCCCGGCCGCCGCCGCATAGGGTGGCCGGGCTTCTCTTTCTGGAGAACAAGCACCCCGCGTAGGCTCGGTGTGGGGACCGGCACGATACCTTTCGCCACATGCCTCTGACCGACCTGACCTCGCGGGATGCAGTCCCCTCAAGCGGGGGCAGAGCCGGAGTCGGAAGCGGCGAGCCCGCCGCCTGAGACAGCGGCGGGAGCGGAACCGAAGAAGGAGCGGACGCCGCGACGGTCGGACAGGGAGGGCGCGCTGTAGAGCCCTTGCACCTCCAGGCTCGTCTCCTGGGCCCGTGGAACCCTCGCTCGTAGGCAAGGGGGAAGTTGGGCTCAGCAGAAGTCCAACGCGGGCGCGCACGTCACCGGCCCAGCATGCCCGCCTCGACGCGGGCATGCTCGGGGGCTCCTCCCTTCCGGTCCTCACCAACACTAAGCGTCTTTCTGTTCTGCCCATGCCCGCCTGTTCGGCTTATGCTCTGTGGCACGACGTCCAGCAACCTAGCGGGGTAGCCTCATGCCGGTTTCAAGCATCTGCTTCTTCAACAACAAGGGAGGGGTCGGGAAGACCACTCTGGCCTGCAATGTGGCATCCTACATTGCTCAACAAAAAAACAGGAAAGTGTTGGTTGTAGACGCCGACCCACAGTGCAATGCCACGCAACTTGTTCTTCCCGAAGGAATCACAGTGCCCCTGTACAGCCAAGGCATTGCTGGGATCAACAGCCTGCGAGACGTTCTTAGCCCAATCAGCGCAGGCGATGCTTCACTGGTGCCGCCATTTGTGCCCGCGCCCCCTGAAACTAACCGATTCGGGATATCCATTTTGCCAGGGCATCCCTCTGTCGCTCTACTTGAAGACAAGCTAAGCCAGAGTTGGACCGAATTTGTGGGCGGCGGACTAGGAGGAGCGCGCGTCAGCAACTGGAATACGCAGTTCCTGCAACATGTGTCGTCGCAGTACGATATCATCATCTACGACGTAGGCCCAAGCCTTGGGGCACTAAACCGGTCGGTGCTAATTGGAGTGGATTTCTTTGTTGCCCCTATGGGGTGCGACATCTTTAGCCTGATAGGCATCGACAACATCGCAAACTGGATCGAACGCTGGCACAGGCAGTACGACCAATCATACTCAATGACGCTCGAAAACGAGAAGGAAAACCTGCTCAAGTATCAGGTAAAGACATCTTCGGCAAAAATGAGCCGGTTTCTTGGGTATACTGTCCAGCAGTACATCACGAAGACCATACGTGCTGAGCGCCGCCCCACAGCCGCATACGAAGCGATCATGCAGGAAATTCCGAAGCGGATCGAGAACAAACTGGGAAGCGTGACTGCAAAGCCACTCTCCAGCGAGAGGCTGCGACTCGGCGACGTCCCGCACATGTTCAGCTTGGTGCCTCTCGCTCAGACGGCGCATGCACCGATTTATGGCCTGACACGGAACGATGGCCTCTCGGGCGGCCAATTCAGTCAACACGAGGAGTACAAGACCTTCATCGCGCAACTCTCCGATTCACTCCTGCACAACCTGACCGACGCCCAAGGAGTTTCCGCTTGATTTCCTGGCCCATCGATCTCGTCGAGGACATAGCACGCCGCCGAACGGTTCTGTTCTTGGGAGCAGGAGTGTCAAAGAATTCCGTCAATGACAAGGGAGAGCGTCCGAAGGACTGGAAAGAGTTTCTACTACACCTCGCGGCACAGTTGCCAGCAGGCCCGCAGCAAGATGCAGTCAACTTGGCGATCTCCGAATCAGACCTGCTGACGGCATGCGACCTCGCGAAGCGCTACTTGAGGTCCGATGTATTCAAGAAAGTCGTTCTCGCAGAGTATTCAGACAAGCGATTTCAGCCGGCCCAAATACACGATGATATCGTCGCCCTCGACTCTCGATTTGTGGTAACCACAAACTTCGACAAGCTCTACGAGAATCGAGCTAACCAGATCCAGCAGAACACCGTTATCGTAAAAAACTACTACGATACGGACGTTGCCGATGTCTTGAGACGGGACCAGCGCGTCGTACTGAAGGTTCACGGAAGCATCGATTCCGTCGATCGTACGGTCTTCACAAGAAGCTCATACGCTCAGGCGCGAAACGCACATGGTGGCTTCTATCGGATGCTTGGCGCGCTCTTCCTCACGCACACCTTCATCTTTCTCGGAGCGTCGATGCGCGACCCAGACATTCAGCTCGTGCTTGAGGACCACGCCTACAAGTTCCCTGGAAGCAGGCCACACTACGTCGTCATGCCATCAGGATCTGTTTCTCAAGGAGTGCTCGAGATTATGGAGGAGAGCATGAACCTTCGACCAATTCTCTACGATCCCACTGGGCATCATGCAGAATTGGCGGCATCCCTTAAGGCACTCCTCGCCCCAGTTGAAGACGAACGGGAGCGACTAACGAAGACATTGGACTGGTGAGGCCGCCTCTGTGAGTTCTGCGTCGGCT from Hyalangium ruber encodes:
- a CDS encoding ParA family protein, coding for MPVSSICFFNNKGGVGKTTLACNVASYIAQQKNRKVLVVDADPQCNATQLVLPEGITVPLYSQGIAGINSLRDVLSPISAGDASLVPPFVPAPPETNRFGISILPGHPSVALLEDKLSQSWTEFVGGGLGGARVSNWNTQFLQHVSSQYDIIIYDVGPSLGALNRSVLIGVDFFVAPMGCDIFSLIGIDNIANWIERWHRQYDQSYSMTLENEKENLLKYQVKTSSAKMSRFLGYTVQQYITKTIRAERRPTAAYEAIMQEIPKRIENKLGSVTAKPLSSERLRLGDVPHMFSLVPLAQTAHAPIYGLTRNDGLSGGQFSQHEEYKTFIAQLSDSLLHNLTDAQGVSA
- a CDS encoding SIR2 family protein, which gives rise to MISWPIDLVEDIARRRTVLFLGAGVSKNSVNDKGERPKDWKEFLLHLAAQLPAGPQQDAVNLAISESDLLTACDLAKRYLRSDVFKKVVLAEYSDKRFQPAQIHDDIVALDSRFVVTTNFDKLYENRANQIQQNTVIVKNYYDTDVADVLRRDQRVVLKVHGSIDSVDRTVFTRSSYAQARNAHGGFYRMLGALFLTHTFIFLGASMRDPDIQLVLEDHAYKFPGSRPHYVVMPSGSVSQGVLEIMEESMNLRPILYDPTGHHAELAASLKALLAPVEDERERLTKTLDW